The Tursiops truncatus isolate mTurTru1 chromosome 6, mTurTru1.mat.Y, whole genome shotgun sequence genome includes a window with the following:
- the CIZ1 gene encoding cip1-interacting zinc finger protein isoform X1, with amino-acid sequence MFNQQQQQQQLQQLQQQQLLQLQQLLQQSPPQAPLPMAVSRGLPQQQPQQQLLNLQGTNSASLLNGSVLQRALLLQQLQGLDQFAMPPATYDSAGLTMPTATLGNLRGYNLATPNLTAPSLTPPQLATPNLQQFFPQATRQSLLGPPPVGVPINPSQLNLSGRNTQKQARFSSTTPSRKDSSSQTMPVEDKSDPPEGSEEAAEPRTDTPEDQESPHCPDCITKEKRTAAPEPESCVASEPPAKRSKSSEEPTEKGTPGQLQAKVQPQARLMAPKQTQTTELLPEPLEARVLPRFQPRVLQIQAQVQPQTQPETQPQMLPLKAQVQPKLQKQAQTQTSPEHLVPRQEHLQLQKEAEPQKQVQPQAHSQSPRQVQPLLQKQAQTQTYPQVQTEAQPRVQPLELPLEQRPVQLPVQPLEPNQRQPQTQPQVSVPALEKAPVPVPSAVLETPPDTVEAGAGLEEASPEPVGAQVGLEESQEELTSGLDVGECEERAREMLGVWGAGGSLKVTILQSSDSRAFSTVPLTPGPWSGDSTSATPAAASMPSKQALQFFCYICKAGCSSQQEFQDHMLGAQHQQRLGEIQHMSQACLLSLLPVPRDVLEREDQEPPPRRWCNTCQLYYMGDLIQHRRTQDHKIAKQSLRPFCTVCNRYFKTPRKFVEHVKSQGHKDKAKELKMLEKEIASQDEDHFITVDAVGCFEGDEEEEEDDDDEEEIEVEEEFCKQVRSRDISIEEWKGSETYSPDTAYGVDFLVPVMGYICRICHKFYHSNSGAQLSHCKSLAHFENLQKYKKAKNPSPTTRPVSRRCAINARNALTALFTSGGRTPTQPSTQDTAKTPSKVTAQPAQHPLPRRSSRLKT; translated from the exons ATGTtcaaccagcagcagcagcagcagcagctccagcAGCTCCAGCAGCAGCAGTTGCTGCAGCTCCAGCAGCTGCTCCAGCAGTCCCCACCGCAGGCCCCACTGCCCATGGCCGTCAGCAG GGGGCTCCCCCAGCAGCAGCCACAGCAGCAGCTCCTGAATCTCCAGGGCACCAACTCAGCCTCCCTCCTCAACGGCTCTGTGCTGCAGAGAGCTTTGCTTCTGCAGCAGTTGCAAG GACTGGACCAGTTTGCAATGCCACCAGCCACATATGACAGTGCCGGTCTCACCATGCCCACAGCAACATTGG GTAACCTCCGTGGCTACAACCTGGCAACCCCAAACCTGACAGCTCCCAGCCTCACACCCCCGCAGCTGGCCACCCCAAATCTACAGCAGTTCTTTCCCCAGGCCACTCGGCAGTCCCTGCTGGGCCCTCCTCCTGTTGGGGTCCCCATAAACCCCTCGCAGCTCAACCTTTCAGGGCGGAACACCCAGAAACAGGCCCGGTTCTCCTCTACAACCCCCAGTCGCAAG GATTCTTCTTCTCAGACGATGCCTGTGGAGGACAAGTCGGACCCCCCAGAGGGGTCTGAGGAAGCCGCAGAGCCCCGAACAGACACACctgaag ACCAAGAATCTCCCCACTGCCCAGATTGCATCACTAAGGAGAAACGCACTGCAGCACCTGAGCCTGAGTCTTGTGTGGCGTCTGAGCCACCAGCTAAAAGGTCAAAGAG CTCAGAGGAGCCCACAGAGAAGGGGACCCCAGGGCAGCTGCAGGCAAAGGTCCAGCCACAGGCCCGGTTGATGGCACCAAAGCAGACACAGACAACCGAGCTGCTGCCTGAGCCACTGGAAGCTCGAGTGCTGCCACGATTTCAGCCACGAGTTCTGCAGATCCAAGCCCAGGTGCAGCCACAGACTCAGCCAGAGACTCAGCCACAGATGCTACCATTGAAGGCCCAGGTGCAGCCAAAGCTGCAGAAGCAGGCACAGACACAGACCTCTCCAGAGCACTTAGTACCGCGACAGGAGCATCTGCAGCTGCAGAAGGAGGCAGAGCCACAGAAACAGGTGCAGCCACAGGCACATTCACAGTCCCCAAGGCAGGTGCAGCCACTGCTGCAGAAGCAGGCACAGACGCAGACGTATCCACAGGTCCAGACAGAAGCGCAGCCGAGGGTCCAGCCGCTGGAGCTGCCACTGGAGCAACGTCCAGTGCAGTTGCCAGTGCAGCCACTGGAGCCAAACCAGAGACAGCCTCAGACTCAGCCACAGGTGTCGGTGCCGGCACTGGAGAAAGCCCCAGTTCCGGTTCCCTCTGCAGTGCTGGAGACGCCGCCCGATACAGTGGAAGCTGGAGCAG GCCTGGAGGAGGCCTCGCCAGAGCCAGTGGGCGCCCAGGTTGGCCTGGAGGAGAGCCAGGAAGAGTTGACCAGTGGCCTGGATGTGGGAGAATGTgaagaaagagcaagagagaTGCTGGGG GTGTGGGGTGCCGGGGGCTCCCTGAAGGTCACCATCCTGCAGAGCAGCGACAGCCGGGCCTTTAGCACCGTACCCCTCACACCTGGGCCCTGGTCCGGCGACTCTACCTCTGCCACCCCTGCGGCGGCCAGCATGCCCTCTAAGCAGGCCCTTCAGTTCTTCTGCTACATCTGCAAGGCCGGCTGCAGCAGCCAGCAG GAGTTCCAGGACCACATGTTGGGGGCCCAGCACCAGCAGCGGCTCGGAGAGATCCAGCACATGAGCCAAGCCTGCCTCCTGTCCCTGCTGCCTGTGCCCCGGGATGTCCTGGAGCGAGAGGACCA AGAGCCTCCACCCAGGCGCTGGTGCAACACCTGCCAGCTCTACTACATGGGGGACCTGATCCAGCACCGGAGGACGCAGGACCACAAG ATCGCCAAACAGTCCCTGCGGCCTTTCTGCACTGTTTGCAACCGCTACTTCAAGACCCCCCGCAAGTTTGTGGAACATGTGAAGTCCCAGGGGCATAAGGACAAAGCCAAGGAG CTGAAGATGCTCGAGAAGGAGATTGCCAGCCAAGATGAGGACCACTTCATCACGGTGGACGCCGTGGGCTGCTTTGAGGGCGacgaagaagaggaggaggatgacGATGATGAAGAAGAGATCGAGGTTGAGGAGGAATTCTGCAAGCAG GTGAGATCCAGAGATATATCCATAGAGGAATGGAAAGGCTCGGAGACCTACAGCCCCGACACGGCATATG GTGTGGACTTCCTGGTGCCTGTGATGGGCTACATCTGCCGCATCTGCCACAAATTCTATCACAGCAACTCAGGGGCGCAGCTCTCCCACTGCAAGTCCCTGGCCCACTTTGAGAACCTGCAG AAATATAAGAAGGCCAAGAACCCCAGCCCCACCACCAGGCCCGTGAGCCGCCGGTGTGCAATCAACGCCCGGAACGCCCTGACTGCTCTGTTCACCTCCGGCGGCCGCACACCCACGCAGCCCAGCACCCAGGACACAGCCAAAACGCCCAGCAAGGTGACAGCCCAACCCGCTCAGCACCCTCTACCCCGGCGCTCAAGCCGCCTCAAAACCTGA
- the CIZ1 gene encoding cip1-interacting zinc finger protein isoform X6, with product MFNQQQQQQQLQQLQQQQLLQLQQLLQQSPPQAPLPMAVSRGLPQQQPQQQLLNLQGTNSASLLNGSVLQRALLLQQLQGNLRGYNLATPNLTAPSLTPPQLATPNLQQFFPQATRQSLLGPPPVGVPINPSQLNLSGRNTQKQARFSSTTPSRKTMPVEDKSDPPEGSEEAAEPRTDTPEDQESPHCPDCITKEKRTAAPEPESCVASEPPAKRSKSSEEPTEKGTPGQLQAKVQPQARLMAPKQTQTTELLPEPLEARVLPRFQPRVLQIQAQVQPQTQPETQPQMLPLKAQVQPKLQKQAQTQTSPEHLVPRQEHLQLQKEAEPQKQVQPQAHSQSPRQVQPLLQKQAQTQTYPQVQTEAQPRVQPLELPLEQRPVQLPVQPLEPNQRQPQTQPQVSVPALEKAPVPVPSAVLETPPDTVEAGAGLEEASPEPVGAQVGLEESQEELTSGLDVGECEERAREMLGVWGAGGSLKVTILQSSDSRAFSTVPLTPGPWSGDSTSATPAAASMPSKQALQFFCYICKAGCSSQQEFQDHMLGAQHQQRLGEIQHMSQACLLSLLPVPRDVLEREDQEPPPRRWCNTCQLYYMGDLIQHRRTQDHKIAKQSLRPFCTVCNRYFKTPRKFVEHVKSQGHKDKAKELKMLEKEIASQDEDHFITVDAVGCFEGDEEEEEDDDDEEEIEVEEEFCKQVRSRDISIEEWKGSETYSPDTAYGVDFLVPVMGYICRICHKFYHSNSGAQLSHCKSLAHFENLQKYKKAKNPSPTTRPVSRRCAINARNALTALFTSGGRTPTQPSTQDTAKTPSKVTAQPAQHPLPRRSSRLKT from the exons ATGTtcaaccagcagcagcagcagcagcagctccagcAGCTCCAGCAGCAGCAGTTGCTGCAGCTCCAGCAGCTGCTCCAGCAGTCCCCACCGCAGGCCCCACTGCCCATGGCCGTCAGCAG GGGGCTCCCCCAGCAGCAGCCACAGCAGCAGCTCCTGAATCTCCAGGGCACCAACTCAGCCTCCCTCCTCAACGGCTCTGTGCTGCAGAGAGCTTTGCTTCTGCAGCAGTTGCAAG GTAACCTCCGTGGCTACAACCTGGCAACCCCAAACCTGACAGCTCCCAGCCTCACACCCCCGCAGCTGGCCACCCCAAATCTACAGCAGTTCTTTCCCCAGGCCACTCGGCAGTCCCTGCTGGGCCCTCCTCCTGTTGGGGTCCCCATAAACCCCTCGCAGCTCAACCTTTCAGGGCGGAACACCCAGAAACAGGCCCGGTTCTCCTCTACAACCCCCAGTCGCAAG ACGATGCCTGTGGAGGACAAGTCGGACCCCCCAGAGGGGTCTGAGGAAGCCGCAGAGCCCCGAACAGACACACctgaag ACCAAGAATCTCCCCACTGCCCAGATTGCATCACTAAGGAGAAACGCACTGCAGCACCTGAGCCTGAGTCTTGTGTGGCGTCTGAGCCACCAGCTAAAAGGTCAAAGAG CTCAGAGGAGCCCACAGAGAAGGGGACCCCAGGGCAGCTGCAGGCAAAGGTCCAGCCACAGGCCCGGTTGATGGCACCAAAGCAGACACAGACAACCGAGCTGCTGCCTGAGCCACTGGAAGCTCGAGTGCTGCCACGATTTCAGCCACGAGTTCTGCAGATCCAAGCCCAGGTGCAGCCACAGACTCAGCCAGAGACTCAGCCACAGATGCTACCATTGAAGGCCCAGGTGCAGCCAAAGCTGCAGAAGCAGGCACAGACACAGACCTCTCCAGAGCACTTAGTACCGCGACAGGAGCATCTGCAGCTGCAGAAGGAGGCAGAGCCACAGAAACAGGTGCAGCCACAGGCACATTCACAGTCCCCAAGGCAGGTGCAGCCACTGCTGCAGAAGCAGGCACAGACGCAGACGTATCCACAGGTCCAGACAGAAGCGCAGCCGAGGGTCCAGCCGCTGGAGCTGCCACTGGAGCAACGTCCAGTGCAGTTGCCAGTGCAGCCACTGGAGCCAAACCAGAGACAGCCTCAGACTCAGCCACAGGTGTCGGTGCCGGCACTGGAGAAAGCCCCAGTTCCGGTTCCCTCTGCAGTGCTGGAGACGCCGCCCGATACAGTGGAAGCTGGAGCAG GCCTGGAGGAGGCCTCGCCAGAGCCAGTGGGCGCCCAGGTTGGCCTGGAGGAGAGCCAGGAAGAGTTGACCAGTGGCCTGGATGTGGGAGAATGTgaagaaagagcaagagagaTGCTGGGG GTGTGGGGTGCCGGGGGCTCCCTGAAGGTCACCATCCTGCAGAGCAGCGACAGCCGGGCCTTTAGCACCGTACCCCTCACACCTGGGCCCTGGTCCGGCGACTCTACCTCTGCCACCCCTGCGGCGGCCAGCATGCCCTCTAAGCAGGCCCTTCAGTTCTTCTGCTACATCTGCAAGGCCGGCTGCAGCAGCCAGCAG GAGTTCCAGGACCACATGTTGGGGGCCCAGCACCAGCAGCGGCTCGGAGAGATCCAGCACATGAGCCAAGCCTGCCTCCTGTCCCTGCTGCCTGTGCCCCGGGATGTCCTGGAGCGAGAGGACCA AGAGCCTCCACCCAGGCGCTGGTGCAACACCTGCCAGCTCTACTACATGGGGGACCTGATCCAGCACCGGAGGACGCAGGACCACAAG ATCGCCAAACAGTCCCTGCGGCCTTTCTGCACTGTTTGCAACCGCTACTTCAAGACCCCCCGCAAGTTTGTGGAACATGTGAAGTCCCAGGGGCATAAGGACAAAGCCAAGGAG CTGAAGATGCTCGAGAAGGAGATTGCCAGCCAAGATGAGGACCACTTCATCACGGTGGACGCCGTGGGCTGCTTTGAGGGCGacgaagaagaggaggaggatgacGATGATGAAGAAGAGATCGAGGTTGAGGAGGAATTCTGCAAGCAG GTGAGATCCAGAGATATATCCATAGAGGAATGGAAAGGCTCGGAGACCTACAGCCCCGACACGGCATATG GTGTGGACTTCCTGGTGCCTGTGATGGGCTACATCTGCCGCATCTGCCACAAATTCTATCACAGCAACTCAGGGGCGCAGCTCTCCCACTGCAAGTCCCTGGCCCACTTTGAGAACCTGCAG AAATATAAGAAGGCCAAGAACCCCAGCCCCACCACCAGGCCCGTGAGCCGCCGGTGTGCAATCAACGCCCGGAACGCCCTGACTGCTCTGTTCACCTCCGGCGGCCGCACACCCACGCAGCCCAGCACCCAGGACACAGCCAAAACGCCCAGCAAGGTGACAGCCCAACCCGCTCAGCACCCTCTACCCCGGCGCTCAAGCCGCCTCAAAACCTGA
- the CIZ1 gene encoding cip1-interacting zinc finger protein isoform X3, which translates to MFNQQQQQQQLQQLQQQQLLQLQQLLQQSPPQAPLPMAVSRGLPQQQPQQQLLNLQGTNSASLLNGSVLQRALLLQQLQGLDQFAMPPATYDSAGLTMPTATLGNLRGYNLATPNLTAPSLTPPQLATPNLQQFFPQATRQSLLGPPPVGVPINPSQLNLSGRNTQKQARFSSTTPSRKDSSSQTMPVEDKSDPPEGSEEAAEPRTDTPEDQESPHCPDCITKEKRTAAPEPESCVASEPPAKRSKSSEEPTEKGTPGQLQAKVQPQARLMAPKQTQTTELLPEPLEARVLPRFQPRVLQIQAQVQPQTQPETQPQMLPLKAQVQPKLQKQAQTQTSPEHLVPRQEHLQLQKEAEPQKQVQPQAHSQSPRQVQPLLQKQAQTQTYPQVQTEAQPRVQPLELPLEQRPVQLPVQPLEPNQRQPQTQPQVSVPALEKAPVPVPSAVLETPPDTVEAGAGLEEASPEPVGAQVGLEESQEELTSGLDVGECEERAREMLGVWGAGGSLKVTILQSSDSRAFSTVPLTPGPWSGDSTSATPAAASMPSKQALQFFCYICKAGCSSQQEFQDHMLGAQHQQRLGEIQHMSQACLLSLLPVPRDVLEREDQEPPPRRWCNTCQLYYMGDLIQHRRTQDHKIAKQSLRPFCTVCNRYFKTPRKFVEHVKSQGHKDKAKELKMLEKEIASQDEDHFITVDAVGCFEGDEEEEEDDDDEEEIEVRSRDISIEEWKGSETYSPDTAYGVDFLVPVMGYICRICHKFYHSNSGAQLSHCKSLAHFENLQKYKKAKNPSPTTRPVSRRCAINARNALTALFTSGGRTPTQPSTQDTAKTPSKVTAQPAQHPLPRRSSRLKT; encoded by the exons ATGTtcaaccagcagcagcagcagcagcagctccagcAGCTCCAGCAGCAGCAGTTGCTGCAGCTCCAGCAGCTGCTCCAGCAGTCCCCACCGCAGGCCCCACTGCCCATGGCCGTCAGCAG GGGGCTCCCCCAGCAGCAGCCACAGCAGCAGCTCCTGAATCTCCAGGGCACCAACTCAGCCTCCCTCCTCAACGGCTCTGTGCTGCAGAGAGCTTTGCTTCTGCAGCAGTTGCAAG GACTGGACCAGTTTGCAATGCCACCAGCCACATATGACAGTGCCGGTCTCACCATGCCCACAGCAACATTGG GTAACCTCCGTGGCTACAACCTGGCAACCCCAAACCTGACAGCTCCCAGCCTCACACCCCCGCAGCTGGCCACCCCAAATCTACAGCAGTTCTTTCCCCAGGCCACTCGGCAGTCCCTGCTGGGCCCTCCTCCTGTTGGGGTCCCCATAAACCCCTCGCAGCTCAACCTTTCAGGGCGGAACACCCAGAAACAGGCCCGGTTCTCCTCTACAACCCCCAGTCGCAAG GATTCTTCTTCTCAGACGATGCCTGTGGAGGACAAGTCGGACCCCCCAGAGGGGTCTGAGGAAGCCGCAGAGCCCCGAACAGACACACctgaag ACCAAGAATCTCCCCACTGCCCAGATTGCATCACTAAGGAGAAACGCACTGCAGCACCTGAGCCTGAGTCTTGTGTGGCGTCTGAGCCACCAGCTAAAAGGTCAAAGAG CTCAGAGGAGCCCACAGAGAAGGGGACCCCAGGGCAGCTGCAGGCAAAGGTCCAGCCACAGGCCCGGTTGATGGCACCAAAGCAGACACAGACAACCGAGCTGCTGCCTGAGCCACTGGAAGCTCGAGTGCTGCCACGATTTCAGCCACGAGTTCTGCAGATCCAAGCCCAGGTGCAGCCACAGACTCAGCCAGAGACTCAGCCACAGATGCTACCATTGAAGGCCCAGGTGCAGCCAAAGCTGCAGAAGCAGGCACAGACACAGACCTCTCCAGAGCACTTAGTACCGCGACAGGAGCATCTGCAGCTGCAGAAGGAGGCAGAGCCACAGAAACAGGTGCAGCCACAGGCACATTCACAGTCCCCAAGGCAGGTGCAGCCACTGCTGCAGAAGCAGGCACAGACGCAGACGTATCCACAGGTCCAGACAGAAGCGCAGCCGAGGGTCCAGCCGCTGGAGCTGCCACTGGAGCAACGTCCAGTGCAGTTGCCAGTGCAGCCACTGGAGCCAAACCAGAGACAGCCTCAGACTCAGCCACAGGTGTCGGTGCCGGCACTGGAGAAAGCCCCAGTTCCGGTTCCCTCTGCAGTGCTGGAGACGCCGCCCGATACAGTGGAAGCTGGAGCAG GCCTGGAGGAGGCCTCGCCAGAGCCAGTGGGCGCCCAGGTTGGCCTGGAGGAGAGCCAGGAAGAGTTGACCAGTGGCCTGGATGTGGGAGAATGTgaagaaagagcaagagagaTGCTGGGG GTGTGGGGTGCCGGGGGCTCCCTGAAGGTCACCATCCTGCAGAGCAGCGACAGCCGGGCCTTTAGCACCGTACCCCTCACACCTGGGCCCTGGTCCGGCGACTCTACCTCTGCCACCCCTGCGGCGGCCAGCATGCCCTCTAAGCAGGCCCTTCAGTTCTTCTGCTACATCTGCAAGGCCGGCTGCAGCAGCCAGCAG GAGTTCCAGGACCACATGTTGGGGGCCCAGCACCAGCAGCGGCTCGGAGAGATCCAGCACATGAGCCAAGCCTGCCTCCTGTCCCTGCTGCCTGTGCCCCGGGATGTCCTGGAGCGAGAGGACCA AGAGCCTCCACCCAGGCGCTGGTGCAACACCTGCCAGCTCTACTACATGGGGGACCTGATCCAGCACCGGAGGACGCAGGACCACAAG ATCGCCAAACAGTCCCTGCGGCCTTTCTGCACTGTTTGCAACCGCTACTTCAAGACCCCCCGCAAGTTTGTGGAACATGTGAAGTCCCAGGGGCATAAGGACAAAGCCAAGGAG CTGAAGATGCTCGAGAAGGAGATTGCCAGCCAAGATGAGGACCACTTCATCACGGTGGACGCCGTGGGCTGCTTTGAGGGCGacgaagaagaggaggaggatgacGATGATGAAGAAGAGATCGAG GTGAGATCCAGAGATATATCCATAGAGGAATGGAAAGGCTCGGAGACCTACAGCCCCGACACGGCATATG GTGTGGACTTCCTGGTGCCTGTGATGGGCTACATCTGCCGCATCTGCCACAAATTCTATCACAGCAACTCAGGGGCGCAGCTCTCCCACTGCAAGTCCCTGGCCCACTTTGAGAACCTGCAG AAATATAAGAAGGCCAAGAACCCCAGCCCCACCACCAGGCCCGTGAGCCGCCGGTGTGCAATCAACGCCCGGAACGCCCTGACTGCTCTGTTCACCTCCGGCGGCCGCACACCCACGCAGCCCAGCACCCAGGACACAGCCAAAACGCCCAGCAAGGTGACAGCCCAACCCGCTCAGCACCCTCTACCCCGGCGCTCAAGCCGCCTCAAAACCTGA
- the CIZ1 gene encoding cip1-interacting zinc finger protein isoform X4 has product MFNQQQQQQQLQQLQQQQLLQLQQLLQQSPPQAPLPMAVSRGLPQQQPQQQLLNLQGTNSASLLNGSVLQRALLLQQLQGNLRGYNLATPNLTAPSLTPPQLATPNLQQFFPQATRQSLLGPPPVGVPINPSQLNLSGRNTQKQARFSSTTPSRKDSSSQTMPVEDKSDPPEGSEEAAEPRTDTPEDQESPHCPDCITKEKRTAAPEPESCVASEPPAKRSKSSEEPTEKGTPGQLQAKVQPQARLMAPKQTQTTELLPEPLEARVLPRFQPRVLQIQAQVQPQTQPETQPQMLPLKAQVQPKLQKQAQTQTSPEHLVPRQEHLQLQKEAEPQKQVQPQAHSQSPRQVQPLLQKQAQTQTYPQVQTEAQPRVQPLELPLEQRPVQLPVQPLEPNQRQPQTQPQVSVPALEKAPVPVPSAVLETPPDTVEAGAGLEEASPEPVGAQVGLEESQEELTSGLDVGECEERAREMLGVWGAGGSLKVTILQSSDSRAFSTVPLTPGPWSGDSTSATPAAASMPSKQALQFFCYICKAGCSSQQEFQDHMLGAQHQQRLGEIQHMSQACLLSLLPVPRDVLEREDQEPPPRRWCNTCQLYYMGDLIQHRRTQDHKIAKQSLRPFCTVCNRYFKTPRKFVEHVKSQGHKDKAKELKMLEKEIASQDEDHFITVDAVGCFEGDEEEEEDDDDEEEIEVEEEFCKQVRSRDISIEEWKGSETYSPDTAYGVDFLVPVMGYICRICHKFYHSNSGAQLSHCKSLAHFENLQKYKKAKNPSPTTRPVSRRCAINARNALTALFTSGGRTPTQPSTQDTAKTPSKVTAQPAQHPLPRRSSRLKT; this is encoded by the exons ATGTtcaaccagcagcagcagcagcagcagctccagcAGCTCCAGCAGCAGCAGTTGCTGCAGCTCCAGCAGCTGCTCCAGCAGTCCCCACCGCAGGCCCCACTGCCCATGGCCGTCAGCAG GGGGCTCCCCCAGCAGCAGCCACAGCAGCAGCTCCTGAATCTCCAGGGCACCAACTCAGCCTCCCTCCTCAACGGCTCTGTGCTGCAGAGAGCTTTGCTTCTGCAGCAGTTGCAAG GTAACCTCCGTGGCTACAACCTGGCAACCCCAAACCTGACAGCTCCCAGCCTCACACCCCCGCAGCTGGCCACCCCAAATCTACAGCAGTTCTTTCCCCAGGCCACTCGGCAGTCCCTGCTGGGCCCTCCTCCTGTTGGGGTCCCCATAAACCCCTCGCAGCTCAACCTTTCAGGGCGGAACACCCAGAAACAGGCCCGGTTCTCCTCTACAACCCCCAGTCGCAAG GATTCTTCTTCTCAGACGATGCCTGTGGAGGACAAGTCGGACCCCCCAGAGGGGTCTGAGGAAGCCGCAGAGCCCCGAACAGACACACctgaag ACCAAGAATCTCCCCACTGCCCAGATTGCATCACTAAGGAGAAACGCACTGCAGCACCTGAGCCTGAGTCTTGTGTGGCGTCTGAGCCACCAGCTAAAAGGTCAAAGAG CTCAGAGGAGCCCACAGAGAAGGGGACCCCAGGGCAGCTGCAGGCAAAGGTCCAGCCACAGGCCCGGTTGATGGCACCAAAGCAGACACAGACAACCGAGCTGCTGCCTGAGCCACTGGAAGCTCGAGTGCTGCCACGATTTCAGCCACGAGTTCTGCAGATCCAAGCCCAGGTGCAGCCACAGACTCAGCCAGAGACTCAGCCACAGATGCTACCATTGAAGGCCCAGGTGCAGCCAAAGCTGCAGAAGCAGGCACAGACACAGACCTCTCCAGAGCACTTAGTACCGCGACAGGAGCATCTGCAGCTGCAGAAGGAGGCAGAGCCACAGAAACAGGTGCAGCCACAGGCACATTCACAGTCCCCAAGGCAGGTGCAGCCACTGCTGCAGAAGCAGGCACAGACGCAGACGTATCCACAGGTCCAGACAGAAGCGCAGCCGAGGGTCCAGCCGCTGGAGCTGCCACTGGAGCAACGTCCAGTGCAGTTGCCAGTGCAGCCACTGGAGCCAAACCAGAGACAGCCTCAGACTCAGCCACAGGTGTCGGTGCCGGCACTGGAGAAAGCCCCAGTTCCGGTTCCCTCTGCAGTGCTGGAGACGCCGCCCGATACAGTGGAAGCTGGAGCAG GCCTGGAGGAGGCCTCGCCAGAGCCAGTGGGCGCCCAGGTTGGCCTGGAGGAGAGCCAGGAAGAGTTGACCAGTGGCCTGGATGTGGGAGAATGTgaagaaagagcaagagagaTGCTGGGG GTGTGGGGTGCCGGGGGCTCCCTGAAGGTCACCATCCTGCAGAGCAGCGACAGCCGGGCCTTTAGCACCGTACCCCTCACACCTGGGCCCTGGTCCGGCGACTCTACCTCTGCCACCCCTGCGGCGGCCAGCATGCCCTCTAAGCAGGCCCTTCAGTTCTTCTGCTACATCTGCAAGGCCGGCTGCAGCAGCCAGCAG GAGTTCCAGGACCACATGTTGGGGGCCCAGCACCAGCAGCGGCTCGGAGAGATCCAGCACATGAGCCAAGCCTGCCTCCTGTCCCTGCTGCCTGTGCCCCGGGATGTCCTGGAGCGAGAGGACCA AGAGCCTCCACCCAGGCGCTGGTGCAACACCTGCCAGCTCTACTACATGGGGGACCTGATCCAGCACCGGAGGACGCAGGACCACAAG ATCGCCAAACAGTCCCTGCGGCCTTTCTGCACTGTTTGCAACCGCTACTTCAAGACCCCCCGCAAGTTTGTGGAACATGTGAAGTCCCAGGGGCATAAGGACAAAGCCAAGGAG CTGAAGATGCTCGAGAAGGAGATTGCCAGCCAAGATGAGGACCACTTCATCACGGTGGACGCCGTGGGCTGCTTTGAGGGCGacgaagaagaggaggaggatgacGATGATGAAGAAGAGATCGAGGTTGAGGAGGAATTCTGCAAGCAG GTGAGATCCAGAGATATATCCATAGAGGAATGGAAAGGCTCGGAGACCTACAGCCCCGACACGGCATATG GTGTGGACTTCCTGGTGCCTGTGATGGGCTACATCTGCCGCATCTGCCACAAATTCTATCACAGCAACTCAGGGGCGCAGCTCTCCCACTGCAAGTCCCTGGCCCACTTTGAGAACCTGCAG AAATATAAGAAGGCCAAGAACCCCAGCCCCACCACCAGGCCCGTGAGCCGCCGGTGTGCAATCAACGCCCGGAACGCCCTGACTGCTCTGTTCACCTCCGGCGGCCGCACACCCACGCAGCCCAGCACCCAGGACACAGCCAAAACGCCCAGCAAGGTGACAGCCCAACCCGCTCAGCACCCTCTACCCCGGCGCTCAAGCCGCCTCAAAACCTGA